In Intestinibacillus sp. Marseille-P6563, a single genomic region encodes these proteins:
- a CDS encoding LacI family DNA-binding transcriptional regulator, with product MAVTAQQIAELAGVSRGTVDRALHNRGRINPEVAARIHKIAADLGYKPNLVGQALVKSKRDFKIGAILQSVETPTMQIVRQGLQRAASELRASGVELLVRELRGLDEELVLESIEELTSQGIQGLALSPNNTTELRECINDLYEQGIPVITLNSDVPGSKRMCFIGMDNYRAGQTAAGLMHQMLPDGSKVFPLTGHLNNTAHNNRLTGFTDTLAAEHADNLTVLPFQPCFDRDDFAYEITQHILEAHPDLAGIYVASNGQQGVCEAVKDAGLTGRVRVIAFDLTPPNDELLRDGHISILLDQDAFEQGYRPPLLLSDYLVHQRAPERELMYTDIRICTKYNTGDPIPLHP from the coding sequence ATGGCAGTCACCGCACAGCAAATCGCCGAGTTGGCGGGCGTGTCCCGCGGCACGGTCGACCGGGCGCTGCACAACCGCGGCCGCATCAACCCGGAAGTTGCTGCACGCATCCATAAAATCGCGGCTGACCTGGGATATAAGCCCAATTTGGTCGGTCAGGCGCTTGTAAAGTCCAAGCGGGACTTCAAAATCGGCGCTATTTTGCAGTCGGTCGAGACGCCGACCATGCAGATTGTACGCCAGGGGCTCCAGCGCGCAGCGTCCGAACTGCGTGCATCCGGGGTCGAACTCCTCGTGCGCGAACTGCGCGGATTGGACGAGGAACTGGTGCTCGAAAGCATCGAAGAATTAACATCACAGGGCATCCAGGGGCTGGCCCTCTCGCCCAACAACACCACCGAGCTGCGCGAATGCATCAACGACCTTTACGAACAGGGCATTCCGGTCATCACCTTAAATTCCGACGTGCCGGGCAGCAAACGGATGTGCTTTATCGGCATGGACAACTACCGCGCCGGACAGACGGCCGCCGGTCTGATGCACCAGATGCTGCCCGACGGCAGCAAGGTATTCCCGCTCACCGGCCACCTGAACAACACGGCGCACAACAACCGCCTGACCGGTTTTACCGACACGCTGGCGGCCGAGCACGCCGACAACCTGACCGTCCTACCCTTCCAGCCCTGCTTTGACCGGGACGATTTCGCCTATGAAATCACCCAGCACATTTTGGAAGCCCACCCCGATCTCGCGGGCATCTATGTCGCGTCCAACGGTCAACAGGGTGTGTGCGAAGCGGTAAAAGACGCCGGCCTGACCGGCCGGGTGCGGGTGATCGCCTTTGACCTGACGCCGCCCAACGACGAACTGCTGCGCGACGGTCACATCAGCATTCTGCTCGACCAGGACGCCTTCGAACAGGGCTACCGCCCGCCCCTGCTGCTGAGCGACTATCTGGTGCACCAGCGCGCGCCCGAGCGCGAACTGATGTACACCGACATCCGCATTTGCACCAAGTACAACACCGGCGACCCCATCCCGCTGCATCCATAA
- a CDS encoding MFS transporter has product MKGGIAELLNFKQKKKNMDEFIKVPVSEKLAYCFGDPALTLMYTMTSTLLIYFYTNVVGISAGAVGMIMLVSRIFDGFSDVAMGTIIDRTHSKYGKARIWILRLVVPYAIAAVLLFTMPDVGNMGKILYAFVTYNLMNTVVYTAISQPFHALGSLMTRDRRDRDTISNIRMMLSITASMIITAFTLPLINYVSAATGKEQLSWILVTGGYAIVSVFILLNTYATCTERVQAAPQTKKENIPFWKSFKITFTNRYFLIALGLMIAYTAYQVIIGTDLTYYCQYVLGDANLVMPLSSAEKVCTIIGIAMLPKLLPRFGKRNLICFGCAMGIIGQLLFLVNATSVPLGVVSCIIRGFGIAPFYGVQYSLPGDAIEYGHWKHGLRVEGLMFSSMSMGQKAGSGFTQAIMGGILSMAAFDGLKATAAEQTVEAIATIEAFYLYVPIALWAIMFIIASFYKLDKSYDKMMHELLEREGKSVEAR; this is encoded by the coding sequence ATGAAAGGCGGAATTGCAGAACTTCTGAACTTTAAACAGAAGAAAAAGAACATGGACGAGTTTATTAAAGTCCCTGTATCCGAAAAGTTGGCCTACTGTTTTGGCGACCCGGCGCTGACGCTGATGTACACCATGACGTCCACGCTGCTGATTTACTTTTACACCAACGTGGTCGGTATTTCGGCCGGCGCGGTCGGCATGATTATGCTGGTTTCGCGTATTTTTGACGGTTTTTCCGATGTCGCCATGGGCACCATCATCGACCGCACCCATTCCAAATACGGCAAGGCCCGCATCTGGATTTTACGATTGGTTGTCCCGTACGCGATTGCAGCCGTTCTGCTGTTTACCATGCCGGATGTCGGCAATATGGGCAAGATTCTCTATGCTTTTGTCACCTATAACCTGATGAACACCGTGGTTTACACGGCAATCAGCCAGCCGTTCCACGCGCTGGGCTCGCTGATGACCCGCGACCGCCGCGATCGCGATACCATCAGCAACATCCGTATGATGCTGTCCATCACGGCAAGCATGATTATCACCGCATTCACCCTGCCGCTGATCAACTACGTTTCTGCCGCGACCGGCAAGGAGCAGCTTTCTTGGATTCTGGTCACCGGCGGCTATGCGATTGTTTCGGTGTTCATCCTGCTCAACACGTACGCCACCTGCACCGAGCGCGTTCAGGCCGCGCCGCAGACCAAAAAGGAAAATATCCCCTTCTGGAAGTCGTTTAAAATCACCTTTACCAACCGGTATTTCCTGATCGCCCTGGGCCTGATGATCGCCTACACCGCATATCAGGTCATCATCGGCACCGATCTGACCTACTACTGCCAGTATGTTCTGGGTGACGCAAACCTGGTTATGCCGCTGTCCTCGGCCGAAAAGGTCTGCACCATCATTGGTATTGCCATGCTGCCCAAGCTGCTGCCGCGCTTCGGCAAGCGGAATCTGATCTGCTTTGGCTGCGCAATGGGCATTATCGGTCAGCTTTTGTTCCTGGTCAATGCTACCAGCGTACCGCTCGGCGTGGTTTCCTGCATCATCCGTGGTTTCGGTATTGCACCGTTCTATGGCGTACAGTACTCGCTGCCCGGCGACGCCATCGAGTATGGCCACTGGAAGCATGGCTTGCGTGTAGAAGGCCTGATGTTCTCCTCGATGAGCATGGGCCAGAAGGCCGGTTCGGGCTTCACCCAGGCCATCATGGGCGGCATCCTGTCCATGGCAGCATTTGACGGTCTGAAGGCGACGGCAGCCGAACAGACCGTGGAAGCCATTGCGACCATTGAAGCATTCTATCTGTATGTTCCGATTGCCCTGTGGGCTATTATGTTCATCATTGCCTCGTTCTACAAGCTGGACAAGAGCTATGATAAGATGATGCACGAACTGCTCGAACGCGAAGGAAAAAGCGTCGAAGCGCGCTAA
- a CDS encoding isoprenyl transferase, with amino-acid sequence MGILNLFRGKAPAKIVGERPVPRHIAVIMDGNGRWAKKRGMPRSAGHAVGAETFRTIATYCKDIGVQYFTVYAFSTENWKRPKEEVDALMDLFRKYLKEAAETMFQRGVAVRVLGDLTPLPADIHAQIEEVDAIADKLGPDAATASLCINYGGRDEIKNAVRALAREVKNGTIAPEDITEDSISAHLYTSHMPDPDLIIRPSGEIRTSNFLLWQSAYSEYYFTDVLWPDFSTADMDEAIDAFNRRSRRFGGV; translated from the coding sequence ATGGGGATTTTGAATCTTTTTCGGGGAAAAGCCCCGGCGAAAATCGTTGGAGAGCGCCCGGTGCCGCGGCATATTGCGGTCATTATGGACGGCAACGGCCGTTGGGCCAAAAAACGGGGCATGCCGCGTTCGGCCGGCCATGCGGTGGGGGCGGAGACCTTCCGTACGATTGCAACCTACTGTAAGGACATCGGGGTACAGTACTTCACCGTGTATGCGTTTTCCACCGAAAATTGGAAGCGTCCCAAGGAAGAAGTGGACGCTTTGATGGACCTGTTCCGCAAGTATCTCAAAGAAGCGGCCGAAACCATGTTTCAGCGCGGCGTCGCCGTGCGGGTGCTGGGCGATTTGACGCCGCTGCCGGCGGACATCCATGCGCAGATCGAAGAAGTGGACGCCATTGCGGACAAGTTGGGGCCGGATGCGGCCACAGCCAGTCTGTGCATCAACTATGGCGGCCGGGACGAGATCAAAAACGCGGTGCGGGCCTTGGCACGTGAGGTGAAAAACGGGACGATTGCGCCCGAGGATATCACCGAGGACAGCATTTCGGCCCATCTCTATACTTCGCATATGCCCGACCCTGATCTCATCATCCGCCCATCGGGCGAGATCCGCACGTCCAATTTCCTGCTGTGGCAGTCGGCATATAGTGAATATTATTTTACCGACGTGCTGTGGCCGGACTTTTCGACCGCGGACATGGATGAGGCGATCGACGCATTCAACCGCCGTTCGCGGCGGTTTGGCGGCGTATAA
- a CDS encoding CarD family transcriptional regulator — protein sequence MFQTGQLVVYGGEGVCRVIDVGVPHLTGMDIQDAYYTLCPLGHKVMIYIPVDHAEHLRPIMTRQQAQGLIEKMPEIEPLPCVSSGPFVQRESYGEALHTHDCIGLVRILKTVYAKQHRNPGTRHALGRIDEEYRKRAEDILYSEFSAALDIPRDQIPSYIEKTVLQFEKERA from the coding sequence ATGTTTCAAACTGGACAGCTTGTCGTCTATGGCGGCGAAGGCGTATGCCGGGTCATCGATGTGGGTGTGCCCCACCTGACGGGAATGGATATCCAAGACGCTTATTATACGTTGTGCCCGCTCGGCCATAAAGTGATGATTTATATCCCGGTCGACCACGCCGAACATCTGCGCCCGATCATGACCCGCCAGCAAGCGCAAGGGCTGATTGAAAAAATGCCCGAGATCGAACCACTGCCGTGTGTCTCGTCCGGTCCGTTTGTGCAGCGTGAATCGTATGGCGAGGCCCTGCACACCCACGATTGCATCGGTTTGGTGCGCATTCTCAAGACCGTCTATGCCAAGCAGCACCGCAACCCAGGCACACGACATGCTCTTGGTCGCATCGACGAAGAATATCGCAAGCGCGCGGAAGACATCCTGTACAGTGAATTTTCGGCTGCGCTGGACATCCCCCGCGACCAGATCCCTTCCTATATTGAAAAAACAGTGTTACAATTTGAAAAAGAACGGGCTTAA
- a CDS encoding stalk domain-containing protein translates to MKRTMFKRLAALGLCCMVATSVAFAANTIKKTITVEYSGIKLVVDGVEVTPKDANGATVEPFVYNGTTYLPVRAVGNAIGKEVGWDGTTQTVYLGDIPGQSSNKYLDPYQTNYASVYQSDAAKSFSMMGEKYTQGVRFWGTYTGNYAYYNLNGHYSRISFDVGHIDNVDTRDGTLYVYADGEIVQQIGLTGDMQTKHVEVDVNYALQVKLVKSEGTDRGAGEYAVANVMGIE, encoded by the coding sequence ATGAAACGCACCATGTTCAAGCGGCTTGCAGCGCTGGGGTTATGCTGCATGGTCGCCACGTCGGTCGCCTTTGCGGCGAACACCATCAAAAAGACCATCACGGTCGAGTATTCGGGCATCAAGCTGGTTGTGGACGGGGTTGAAGTCACGCCCAAGGATGCCAACGGCGCCACGGTCGAGCCTTTTGTCTACAACGGCACGACCTATCTGCCCGTGCGTGCAGTCGGCAACGCGATCGGCAAAGAGGTCGGTTGGGACGGCACAACCCAGACCGTGTATCTGGGCGACATCCCGGGTCAGTCCAGCAACAAGTATTTGGACCCATATCAGACCAATTACGCAAGTGTATATCAGAGTGACGCCGCCAAATCCTTCTCCATGATGGGGGAAAAGTACACCCAAGGCGTTCGTTTTTGGGGGACTTATACCGGAAATTATGCCTATTATAATCTGAATGGTCATTACTCGCGTATATCGTTCGATGTCGGGCATATCGATAACGTCGATACCCGCGATGGAACGCTTTATGTCTATGCCGATGGAGAAATTGTCCAGCAGATCGGCTTAACGGGTGATATGCAGACCAAGCATGTCGAGGTCGACGTCAATTATGCGCTTCAAGTCAAACTTGTTAAATCGGAAGGCACTGACCGTGGCGCCGGGGAATATGCTGTTGCCAACGTCATGGGTATCGAATGA
- a CDS encoding Gfo/Idh/MocA family protein, protein MSLNIALIGCGMIGREHIERIQNRIKDAKIVAVCDVFEEGAKKGAAIAGEGTKVYTDFNEAINDPDVNAVVVTTPGAFHKDPVIAAIKAGKPVFSEKPLANTAADCKEIVDAEMASGKHLVQVGFMRRYDRGYNQLKALLDEGKFGAPMVIKCTHRADGVAEDYTTAMAVTDTAIHEIDVLPWLVDDEWDEVQCIMPKTSSKAHEGLKDPQIMILKTKGGIVTVLEVNVNCGFGYDINCEVVCENGVMNLPCPSFPTVRFDHNVSTKIEDNWILRFIDSYDVEIQDWVNHALEGKTGGSSAWDGYVASITADALVKSQTTGAAEKVITGGTPDFYKK, encoded by the coding sequence ATGTCCCTGAACATCGCACTGATTGGCTGCGGCATGATCGGCCGCGAACACATTGAACGCATCCAGAACCGCATCAAGGATGCCAAGATCGTTGCCGTTTGCGACGTATTCGAAGAAGGCGCCAAGAAGGGCGCTGCAATCGCCGGCGAAGGCACCAAGGTTTACACCGACTTCAACGAAGCTATCAACGACCCGGACGTAAACGCAGTTGTTGTTACCACGCCGGGCGCATTCCACAAGGACCCGGTAATCGCAGCGATCAAGGCCGGAAAGCCGGTGTTCAGCGAAAAGCCGCTGGCTAACACCGCAGCGGACTGCAAGGAAATCGTAGACGCCGAAATGGCATCGGGCAAGCATCTGGTACAGGTTGGCTTTATGCGCCGCTACGACCGCGGTTACAACCAGCTCAAGGCGCTGCTCGATGAGGGTAAATTCGGCGCTCCGATGGTCATTAAGTGCACCCACCGCGCCGACGGCGTGGCTGAGGACTACACCACCGCCATGGCAGTCACCGACACCGCCATTCACGAGATCGACGTACTGCCGTGGCTGGTCGATGACGAGTGGGACGAAGTGCAGTGCATCATGCCCAAGACCTCGTCCAAGGCGCACGAAGGCCTGAAGGACCCGCAGATCATGATCCTCAAGACCAAGGGCGGCATCGTGACCGTTCTGGAAGTCAATGTAAACTGCGGCTTCGGCTATGACATCAACTGCGAAGTGGTTTGCGAAAACGGTGTGATGAATCTGCCGTGCCCGTCGTTCCCGACCGTACGCTTTGACCACAATGTTTCCACCAAGATCGAAGACAACTGGATCCTCCGCTTCATCGATTCTTATGATGTCGAGATTCAGGACTGGGTCAACCACGCGCTCGAAGGCAAGACCGGCGGATCTTCCGCTTGGGACGGCTATGTCGCTTCCATCACGGCCGACGCGCTCGTCAAGAGCCAGACCACCGGTGCAGCCGAGAAGGTCATCACCGGCGGCACCCCGGATTTCTACAAGAAGTAA
- a CDS encoding sugar phosphate isomerase/epimerase family protein produces MKIGFNEGCNRFCENHSVLEDLDLCEKYGIDYIDIQSECLDREIAAGKYTIDDLAAWFADPKHHLKMLSYNALVFFNMKQTQAEKDEVMAKLDQIIADCLKLQCKMIVVVPSMDLPVHATLDDIKADAVAVLKEMVKKVEPHGIKLSLEFCGAPTMSINRFEDAYAIVEEVNHPLVGITLDQYHFHAMASGWDALEKADGKKIFVWHLNGMENMPCGAAYNNDEKRLWPGEPGDCLDHKRYADTLKKIGFEGDVCTMEVFRPEYYKLTNEENIKKAAEVTKAHVAKYW; encoded by the coding sequence ATGAAGATCGGTTTTAATGAAGGCTGCAACCGCTTTTGCGAAAATCATTCGGTGCTGGAAGACCTCGACCTGTGCGAGAAGTACGGCATTGATTACATCGACATCCAGTCGGAATGCCTGGACCGCGAGATCGCGGCCGGCAAGTACACCATCGACGACCTGGCGGCCTGGTTTGCTGACCCCAAGCACCATTTGAAGATGCTGTCCTATAACGCGCTGGTGTTCTTCAATATGAAGCAGACCCAGGCGGAAAAGGACGAAGTCATGGCCAAGCTCGACCAGATCATTGCCGATTGCCTCAAGCTGCAATGCAAGATGATCGTCGTGGTTCCGTCTATGGACCTGCCGGTTCATGCGACGCTGGACGACATCAAGGCCGACGCCGTAGCAGTCCTCAAGGAAATGGTCAAGAAGGTCGAGCCGCACGGCATCAAGCTGTCGCTCGAGTTCTGCGGCGCACCGACCATGTCCATCAACCGCTTTGAAGATGCGTATGCCATCGTAGAGGAAGTGAACCATCCGCTCGTGGGCATCACGCTCGACCAGTATCATTTCCACGCCATGGCATCGGGCTGGGACGCGCTGGAAAAGGCTGACGGCAAGAAGATTTTCGTTTGGCACCTCAACGGCATGGAGAATATGCCCTGCGGCGCAGCTTACAACAACGATGAGAAGCGTCTGTGGCCGGGCGAGCCGGGCGACTGCCTGGACCACAAGCGTTATGCCGATACGCTCAAGAAGATCGGCTTTGAAGGCGACGTGTGCACCATGGAGGTGTTCCGTCCGGAGTATTACAAGCTGACGAACGAAGAAAATATCAAGAAGGCAGCCGAAGTCACCAAGGCGCATGTCGCCAAGTACTGGTAA
- a CDS encoding phosphatidate cytidylyltransferase, with protein MKARVLFGVIGFVFVLLALYVFPPVVMAIALTVLATLATYELTEPTGLVKNPIVLRTAWFSSLLFGVFDAVGTGDDVLLLYACLTMIVIVALFAALLRHHDTVSFPEIAVALFGGVVLPIMLLSLWRIFSMEGGQFLVLLPLVAAWGSDTCALFAGMAFGKHKLAPVVSPKKTVEGAIGGVVGATLLMLLVVYLFNRFANLEIDYAAAALMGAIGAVIGQVGDLSFSIIKRQTGIKDYSHIFPGHGGVLDRFDSVIFVAPVAELILRLFAA; from the coding sequence ATGAAAGCTAGAGTTTTGTTTGGCGTGATTGGGTTTGTATTTGTCCTGCTCGCGCTGTATGTGTTCCCGCCTGTGGTGATGGCCATTGCGCTGACTGTGCTGGCCACCCTGGCGACCTATGAGCTGACCGAGCCGACCGGACTGGTCAAAAACCCGATCGTGCTGCGCACGGCATGGTTTTCTTCTCTGCTGTTCGGTGTTTTTGATGCCGTTGGGACGGGCGACGATGTTCTGCTGCTGTACGCCTGTCTGACTATGATAGTGATCGTGGCGCTGTTTGCCGCTCTGCTGCGGCACCATGACACGGTTTCTTTTCCGGAGATCGCGGTCGCGCTGTTTGGCGGCGTCGTGCTGCCCATCATGCTGCTGTCGCTGTGGCGTATCTTCTCGATGGAAGGCGGCCAGTTCCTGGTGCTGCTGCCGCTGGTAGCGGCCTGGGGATCGGATACCTGTGCGCTGTTTGCTGGCATGGCATTCGGCAAGCATAAGCTGGCGCCGGTTGTCAGTCCGAAAAAGACGGTCGAAGGTGCGATTGGCGGCGTAGTTGGCGCAACGCTGCTCATGCTGCTGGTCGTGTATCTGTTCAACCGGTTTGCCAATCTGGAAATCGACTATGCAGCCGCAGCGCTCATGGGCGCCATCGGCGCGGTGATCGGCCAGGTAGGCGACCTGTCGTTTTCCATCATCAAGCGGCAGACCGGCATCAAGGATTATAGCCACATTTTCCCCGGCCATGGCGGCGTACTCGACCGCTTTGACAGCGTGATCTTTGTGGCTCCGGTCGCTGAACTGATTTTGCGGCTGTTTGCCGCATAA
- the frr gene encoding ribosome recycling factor, with product MKADLKTYEHKMTKTIEVLGKELAAIRAGRANPAVLDKITVEYYGAPTPLNQVAAISSPDPRSLAIQPWDGSVLRAVEKAIQTSDLGINPQNDGKVIRLTFPPLTEERRKELIKQVSKIGEDSKVAVRNVRREAIDKCKAAHKKSEMTEDELHEAEDQMQKMTDKFVKEIDGIVAKKSKELAEV from the coding sequence ATGAAAGCAGACCTGAAGACTTATGAACACAAGATGACCAAGACCATCGAGGTGCTCGGTAAGGAACTGGCCGCCATCCGTGCAGGCCGCGCCAATCCGGCAGTCCTCGACAAGATCACCGTGGAATACTATGGTGCGCCGACCCCCCTCAATCAGGTGGCCGCCATTTCTTCGCCCGACCCGCGTTCGCTGGCTATCCAGCCGTGGGATGGTTCGGTGCTGCGTGCGGTCGAAAAGGCCATCCAGACATCGGATCTGGGCATCAACCCGCAGAACGACGGCAAGGTGATCCGCCTGACCTTCCCGCCGCTGACCGAGGAACGCCGTAAGGAACTGATCAAGCAGGTTTCCAAGATCGGTGAAGACAGCAAGGTTGCGGTACGCAATGTGCGCCGGGAAGCGATCGATAAGTGCAAGGCAGCACACAAAAAGAGCGAAATGACCGAGGACGAACTGCATGAGGCAGAAGATCAGATGCAGAAGATGACCGACAAGTTTGTCAAGGAAATCGACGGCATCGTTGCCAAGAAGTCCAAGGAACTGGCAGAAGTTTAA
- the pyrH gene encoding UMP kinase — MDTPKYKRVLIKISGEALAGDKHFGLNFEDVIGPVCDVIKRVSEIGCEVGIVVGGGNFWRGVKDGGGKMERTRADYMGMLATTINALALQDALEQRGVDVRVQTAIEMNKIAEPYIRSRATRHLEKGRVVIFGCGTGCPYFSTDTAAVLRAAEVNADVILLAKNIDGVYDSDPAKNPNAKKYDSLTYMDVLNQGLGVMDTTATSLSMDNHIPILVFALSDPENIYRVVTGENIGTIVKEEEVR, encoded by the coding sequence ATGGACACTCCCAAGTATAAACGTGTACTCATCAAGATCAGCGGCGAAGCGCTGGCGGGCGACAAACATTTCGGCTTAAATTTTGAAGATGTCATCGGCCCGGTGTGCGACGTCATCAAGCGCGTCAGCGAGATCGGCTGCGAGGTTGGCATCGTGGTCGGCGGCGGCAACTTCTGGCGCGGCGTCAAGGATGGCGGCGGCAAGATGGAACGTACCCGTGCCGACTATATGGGTATGCTGGCGACCACCATCAACGCTCTGGCGCTCCAGGATGCGCTCGAGCAGCGCGGCGTCGATGTGCGCGTACAGACGGCCATCGAAATGAACAAGATCGCTGAGCCTTACATCCGTTCCCGTGCCACCCGGCATCTGGAAAAGGGCCGTGTGGTCATCTTTGGCTGCGGTACTGGCTGCCCCTACTTCTCGACCGATACGGCAGCGGTCCTGCGTGCGGCCGAAGTCAATGCCGACGTGATCTTGCTGGCCAAGAACATCGATGGCGTGTATGATTCCGACCCGGCCAAGAACCCCAACGCGAAAAAGTATGACAGCCTGACCTATATGGATGTCTTAAACCAGGGCCTTGGCGTCATGGACACCACGGCGACCAGCTTGTCCATGGACAACCATATCCCGATTCTGGTCTTTGCCCTGAGCGACCCGGAAAACATTTATCGTGTCGTTACCGGAGAAAACATCGGCACGATTGTCAAAGAGGAGGAAGTAAGATGA
- a CDS encoding AraC family transcriptional regulator, with translation MENPNVLQLAHQIFSDFYLCYCGYASCEPLQHFGPAVRPNYLIYYIMDGKGEFQSGGNRVSLHAGEGFLIRPNEQAFFQADESDPWTYLWIGFDGSRCVEYLKAIGLDDGQQTYRSPDGEKLKEIVQEMLRYNTAGVENDFLLQGLLCRFFACLARSLSIPLSAVAKNDRENFYVRRAVEFVHYNYANHITVSDMAKYVSLNRSYLFTLFQRVLHISPQEFLTTFRLTRAKEQLTLTDATVAAIAQSVGYRDPLVFSKAFKQMTGMTPVQFRKHQREQQAQQTP, from the coding sequence ATGGAAAATCCGAATGTTTTGCAGCTTGCACACCAAATTTTTTCTGATTTTTATCTGTGCTACTGCGGTTATGCATCCTGCGAGCCGCTCCAACATTTTGGCCCTGCTGTCCGGCCCAATTATCTGATCTATTATATTATGGACGGCAAGGGCGAATTCCAGTCGGGTGGCAACCGCGTTTCGCTGCACGCGGGCGAGGGTTTTCTCATCCGCCCCAACGAGCAGGCCTTTTTCCAGGCAGACGAATCCGACCCCTGGACCTATCTTTGGATTGGGTTTGATGGGTCCCGCTGCGTCGAATACCTGAAAGCCATCGGTCTGGACGATGGCCAGCAGACCTACCGCTCTCCGGACGGCGAAAAACTCAAGGAGATCGTGCAGGAAATGCTGCGCTACAACACCGCCGGTGTGGAGAATGACTTCCTTCTGCAAGGGCTGTTGTGCCGGTTCTTCGCGTGCCTGGCGCGCTCGCTCTCCATCCCGCTGTCGGCTGTCGCCAAAAACGACCGCGAAAACTTCTATGTACGCCGTGCGGTCGAATTTGTCCACTACAATTACGCCAACCACATCACGGTGTCGGATATGGCCAAATACGTATCCCTCAACCGCAGCTATCTATTTACCCTGTTCCAGCGCGTGCTGCACATCTCCCCGCAGGAGTTCCTTACCACGTTCCGCTTGACGCGCGCCAAAGAGCAGCTCACCCTGACCGATGCCACGGTGGCGGCCATCGCCCAGTCGGTCGGTTATCGCGACCCGCTCGTATTCTCCAAAGCGTTCAAGCAAATGACCGGTATGACGCCGGTGCAGTTCCGCAAGCACCAGCGCGAGCAGCAAGCGCAGCAAACCCCTTGA
- a CDS encoding sugar phosphate isomerase/epimerase family protein: MKIAFDVDVLAKQMSIRDYVHKVADWGYKYIEQSPHPRINPFYKHPLFSKECQDEYKQALKETGVEISSFIVVYRWSGPTEEQRQFAVANWKRMIEIAVDMGVPVINTEFSGDPNQQEICNGMFFRSMEELLPIIEREGLRVELQSHPYDFCELNDEACDIVKSFRSKNLGYVYSSPHGFFYDQGKGDVRHMLKYAGDDLTHVLLADTFNQTMDCRYIANPPWLNSRGKADVTIHQHLAMGEGDVDFPGIFETLRDMDFATKQQKADAPKAGGDNIICVSYFGFPEKMDQQAPEALERIQRELL; the protein is encoded by the coding sequence ATGAAAATCGCATTTGACGTCGATGTCCTGGCCAAGCAGATGTCCATTCGGGACTATGTCCACAAGGTAGCCGATTGGGGCTATAAGTACATCGAGCAGTCCCCGCATCCGCGCATCAACCCGTTCTATAAGCATCCGCTGTTCTCCAAGGAGTGCCAGGACGAATACAAGCAGGCGCTCAAGGAAACAGGCGTTGAGATCTCGTCCTTCATCGTGGTATATCGTTGGTCGGGCCCGACCGAGGAGCAGCGCCAGTTTGCGGTTGCCAACTGGAAGCGCATGATCGAGATCGCTGTCGATATGGGCGTACCGGTCATCAACACCGAATTTTCGGGCGACCCCAACCAGCAGGAGATCTGCAACGGCATGTTCTTCCGCTCCATGGAAGAGCTGCTGCCCATCATTGAGCGTGAAGGCCTGCGCGTAGAATTGCAGTCCCATCCGTATGACTTCTGCGAACTCAACGACGAAGCATGCGATATCGTCAAGTCCTTCCGCTCCAAGAACCTTGGCTATGTGTATTCTTCGCCGCATGGCTTCTTCTACGACCAGGGCAAGGGCGATGTGCGTCATATGCTGAAGTATGCGGGCGACGACCTGACCCATGTGCTGCTGGCCGATACCTTCAACCAGACCATGGACTGCCGGTATATCGCCAATCCGCCTTGGCTCAACAGCCGCGGCAAGGCCGATGTGACTATCCACCAGCATCTGGCGATGGGCGAAGGTGATGTCGATTTTCCGGGCATCTTCGAAACCCTGCGCGATATGGATTTTGCCACCAAGCAGCAAAAGGCCGATGCGCCCAAGGCTGGCGGCGATAATATCATCTGTGTATCGTATTTCGGGTTCCCGGAGAAGATGGACCAGCAGGCGCCCGAAGCGCTCGAGCGCATCCAGCGCGAACTCTTATAA